From Streptomyces sp. NBC_00683, one genomic window encodes:
- a CDS encoding RHS repeat-associated core domain-containing protein: MIITLAGSTVYAVPAEDKGRGRPGVQNLGDPLEGKNAKAGPRPADPAKKASIKRLDKATWPAGGSAEISVGAASSPAVKVGGLPVTVTAVPSKAAKNKAAKNRTAGTTTPPAKVAVDVLPTERADDLGAGAVLRVRRADASDVDGKVRIAVDYSAFEEAYGGSYGARLRLVQLPACAAVATPGSKACPSLGTPLPTVNDPVENTATAEVTASAGETGTSSATSAKGMSLVALAAASSSSQGTYGATSLTPSASWNVAQSTGGFSWSYPMRTVPVAGGLAPTVGLSYQSQSTDGRTSATNNQGSWVGEGFSYESGYIERQYKPCTEDGHDGSAEQCWAFDNATIMLNGSASQIIKDDKTGDWKLANSDGSKVEKLTGATNGDDNGEHWRITTPDSKEYYFGLNRLPGWTTGQEETASTWTVPVFGDDSGDPCYKSTFADAHCKQAWRWNLDYIKDPHDNVVSHFYAKEVNHYALNGKTDVNGTAYDRGGYLKRIDYGQRDTQVYAAKAPARVTFDVGERCLPDSGFDCAESKRTTANASRWPDVPVDRECKASTKCGPDQTSATFFTTKRLKAVITQIRKDATNYQDVDAWSFTHQFLDNGDDSKTLWLSKIDHEGRVGTAVKVPSLELFGEQMDNRVDAVGDNIAPFKRLRLSAVLSETGAQLDVNYAPAECTVPTLPEPGLSTKRCYPVKWAAPGHIEPIDDWFHKYVVAEIVETDRTGGGDKMVTRYDYQGPAGWRHSKADGITPEKFLTWGEWQGYGKVKVTSGAEDQQRSRIDYTYFQGLNGDKKPGGGTRSASVTDSTGAEYTDDEDFTGFELETQVYNEGAVTTKVVKKPWKHHAATQTKDWGTVNATLVKPLVTRGFTALKAGGWRESRSETEYDTTNGTGRVTKVEDLGLVVPATATQAQKDAAAEDDTCTRTWYTDNTDGTQNFLDRVARVETVAVGCSATPDRKSQVLSDSRSYYDNLAHGAAPVRGLETSAERLASHNGTTATYQQTFKNVYDTYGRPTSSTTPGTGTTTTTYTMVNGLTTQTKATNSAGHAYTTDYEPAWGQAKGKRDANGKRTDVAFDGLGRVSGVWLEDRKKADNQTPNTKYSYLVRKDAPLAIKTEIVEEGGTYSTEYTLYDSMMRARQRQAQGPGGTRLVADTFYDSRGKLKTAYDTYNAAGAPSDELLIVHNGEVESQTRHEYDDMGRLTATIFAVAGVEQWRTTTLHEGDRTHVVPPQGGVPTTSLTDASGQVTELRQYQTGSPASSGPSSYTSTKYTYSPAGQLKTVTDAKQNVWSFDYDQRGRRTKTVDPDAGTIITGYDEADRTVSVKHEGRDTTVTTAYDGLGRVLATYDGPISGGKKLTENRYDRSGALGKQYASLRYTSATEYYATSVQSFDDQYRPLTTAYVVPASEGALAGTYTYTNAYNRDGTVQSAGLPAAGGLSAEAVTFGYDELQRPVTMTGLSTYVTDTVWSATTELLQLEQNAGGKKVWQSFDYERGTKRVSRSTLDIAGSASGPAKVSGYSYDKAGNILSIADTGSGAVTPDVQCFQYDQNRRLSEAWTPESSAEAAQGTGTVGTTAPVDGSTPAACSAAPGAQELGGPAAYWKSYTNDEIGNRTQDVTHDIGLDASKDVTRTFTYGEGPAGPHAVTKVVEKSPTGEQQSLYGYDAAGNMDERTLGGNTETLSWDVGGKLDKVSHPDDATTPQNEASETTYLYGPSGDRIKRKDTDGTTVYLPGTELYLKTGTSKVEATRTYAHAGQDVAVRTDDNKVTFLSADHHNTGDVAVDAATGAVTQRRFDPYGNARGAEPASWPGSKGFVGGTIDESTGLTHMGAREYDPVLGKFISVDPLIDFGNAQQMNGYAYANNSPVTFSDPTGAIPAECWEGLITCHMGPNGWEFGDAKPPPSEEEQEVQAAQSNSASVDRVVTQVTEKIIEEVKDIVGINALQDCASNPSVGTCLKAAVEVGSLFVGSALKALFKSKRIYKALTLIDDLYDSINRMRKAEKRLDKAKDALEKSKKAKAREKKKRKDRDSCENHSFLPGAKVLMADGSTKEIKEVALGDKVTVTDPGTRKNSAREVVRTIVTEDDKHFVQLTVATTDGPSSLTTTVTHPFWVDSEQRWVDAGDMRAGMELLTPAGDRVQLTGQRFFDERQRTHDLTIAGVHAYYVAAGTTPVLVHNCDDIALGKQTVDGDDSALDIFAMERGATTYKEWDDSAWWYQHVNNFLKDGKTNIHVNLDGIDDPVAYAKLGSSLTPEPEMQGATRWEMYRLSKSSGAWSRVTWYRKGKKVGNPFE, encoded by the coding sequence ATGATCATCACCTTGGCCGGGAGTACGGTGTACGCCGTCCCGGCCGAGGACAAGGGCCGGGGCAGACCCGGTGTGCAGAACCTGGGCGACCCCCTGGAGGGGAAGAACGCCAAGGCCGGGCCACGGCCCGCGGATCCCGCGAAGAAGGCCTCGATCAAGCGGCTGGACAAGGCCACCTGGCCCGCGGGCGGCAGTGCGGAGATATCCGTCGGTGCCGCCTCGTCCCCCGCGGTGAAGGTCGGCGGGCTTCCCGTCACTGTCACGGCCGTGCCCTCGAAGGCCGCCAAGAACAAGGCCGCCAAGAACAGGACGGCCGGCACCACAACTCCACCGGCGAAGGTCGCCGTCGACGTCCTGCCCACCGAGCGGGCAGACGACCTCGGGGCCGGTGCCGTCCTGCGCGTCCGGCGTGCCGACGCGTCCGACGTCGACGGCAAGGTCCGAATCGCCGTGGACTACTCGGCCTTCGAGGAGGCCTACGGCGGTTCCTACGGCGCTCGATTGCGTCTGGTCCAGCTTCCCGCCTGCGCGGCGGTGGCCACACCGGGCAGCAAGGCCTGTCCCTCCCTCGGTACACCACTGCCCACGGTCAACGACCCGGTCGAGAACACGGCCACCGCAGAGGTCACCGCGTCCGCGGGGGAGACCGGCACCTCCTCCGCCACGTCGGCGAAGGGTATGTCGCTCGTTGCCCTGGCCGCTGCGAGCTCCTCCTCACAGGGCACCTACGGAGCAACCTCCCTGACTCCGTCGGCCAGTTGGAACGTCGCACAGTCGACGGGCGGCTTCTCCTGGTCCTACCCCATGCGTACCGTGCCGGTGGCCGGAGGTCTGGCTCCCACGGTCGGGCTCTCCTACCAGTCGCAGTCGACCGACGGGCGTACATCGGCGACCAACAACCAGGGCTCCTGGGTGGGAGAAGGATTCAGCTACGAATCCGGCTACATCGAGCGCCAGTACAAGCCCTGCACCGAGGACGGCCACGACGGGTCGGCCGAGCAGTGCTGGGCCTTCGACAACGCCACGATCATGCTCAACGGCAGTGCGTCCCAGATCATCAAGGACGACAAGACCGGCGACTGGAAGCTCGCCAACTCCGACGGTTCGAAGGTCGAGAAGCTGACCGGTGCCACCAACGGCGACGACAACGGTGAGCACTGGCGGATCACCACACCGGACAGCAAGGAGTACTACTTCGGTCTCAACCGCCTTCCGGGCTGGACCACCGGCCAGGAGGAGACCGCTTCCACCTGGACCGTCCCGGTCTTCGGTGACGACTCCGGTGACCCCTGCTACAAATCGACCTTCGCCGACGCCCACTGCAAGCAGGCCTGGCGCTGGAACCTCGACTACATCAAGGACCCGCACGACAACGTGGTGTCCCACTTCTACGCGAAGGAGGTCAACCACTACGCCCTGAACGGCAAGACGGACGTCAACGGCACCGCCTACGACCGCGGCGGATACCTGAAGCGGATCGACTACGGCCAGCGGGACACCCAGGTGTACGCGGCGAAGGCCCCGGCCCGCGTGACATTCGACGTCGGCGAACGATGCCTGCCGGACAGCGGATTCGACTGCGCGGAGAGCAAGCGCACCACGGCCAATGCCTCCCGGTGGCCGGATGTGCCCGTCGACCGGGAGTGCAAGGCATCGACGAAGTGCGGCCCCGACCAGACGTCGGCCACCTTCTTCACCACCAAGCGGCTCAAGGCCGTCATCACCCAGATACGGAAGGACGCGACGAACTACCAGGACGTCGACGCCTGGTCCTTCACCCACCAGTTCCTGGACAACGGTGACGACTCCAAGACCCTGTGGCTGTCGAAGATCGACCACGAGGGCCGGGTGGGTACCGCGGTCAAGGTGCCTTCGCTGGAACTCTTCGGCGAGCAGATGGACAACCGTGTCGATGCGGTCGGCGACAACATCGCGCCCTTCAAACGGCTCCGGCTCTCCGCGGTGCTGAGTGAGACGGGCGCGCAGTTGGACGTCAACTACGCTCCGGCGGAGTGCACCGTGCCGACCCTGCCCGAGCCGGGCCTGTCGACCAAGCGCTGTTACCCGGTCAAGTGGGCCGCGCCCGGACACATCGAACCGATCGACGACTGGTTCCACAAGTACGTCGTCGCGGAGATCGTCGAGACGGACCGCACCGGCGGCGGCGACAAGATGGTCACGCGCTACGACTACCAGGGGCCGGCCGGCTGGCGGCATTCCAAGGCCGACGGCATCACCCCGGAGAAGTTCCTGACCTGGGGCGAGTGGCAGGGCTACGGGAAGGTCAAGGTCACCAGCGGTGCCGAGGACCAGCAGCGGTCCCGCATCGACTACACCTATTTCCAGGGCCTGAACGGCGACAAGAAGCCGGGCGGCGGCACGCGCTCCGCGAGCGTCACCGACTCCACGGGCGCGGAGTACACCGACGACGAGGACTTCACCGGTTTCGAGCTCGAGACCCAGGTGTACAACGAGGGTGCGGTCACCACCAAGGTCGTCAAGAAGCCGTGGAAGCACCATGCCGCGACCCAGACCAAGGACTGGGGAACGGTCAACGCGACCCTGGTCAAGCCCCTGGTCACCCGAGGCTTCACCGCGTTGAAGGCGGGCGGCTGGCGCGAGAGCCGTTCGGAGACCGAGTACGACACGACGAACGGCACCGGGCGCGTCACGAAGGTCGAGGACCTCGGCCTGGTGGTCCCCGCCACCGCCACGCAGGCGCAGAAGGACGCCGCGGCCGAGGACGACACCTGCACGCGTACCTGGTACACGGACAACACCGACGGTACCCAGAACTTCCTGGACCGTGTGGCCCGGGTGGAGACGGTGGCGGTCGGTTGCTCCGCAACGCCGGACCGCAAGAGCCAGGTGCTGTCCGACAGCAGGTCCTACTACGACAACCTCGCGCACGGTGCGGCACCGGTCCGCGGCCTGGAGACATCCGCCGAGCGGCTGGCCTCGCACAACGGAACGACCGCCACCTACCAGCAGACGTTCAAGAACGTCTACGACACCTACGGGCGACCCACCTCGTCCACCACACCCGGGACGGGAACGACCACAACCACCTACACCATGGTCAACGGTCTGACGACGCAGACCAAGGCGACCAACAGTGCGGGCCACGCCTACACCACGGACTACGAGCCCGCCTGGGGCCAGGCCAAGGGCAAACGGGACGCGAACGGCAAGCGCACCGATGTGGCCTTCGACGGTCTCGGCAGAGTCTCCGGTGTGTGGCTGGAGGACCGCAAGAAGGCTGACAACCAGACACCGAACACCAAGTACAGCTACCTGGTTCGCAAGGACGCACCGCTGGCGATCAAGACCGAGATCGTCGAGGAAGGCGGAACGTACTCCACCGAGTACACCCTGTACGACAGCATGATGCGTGCCCGCCAGCGCCAGGCCCAAGGGCCGGGCGGCACCCGTCTGGTGGCCGACACCTTCTACGACAGCCGAGGCAAGCTCAAGACCGCGTACGACACCTACAACGCCGCCGGCGCACCGTCCGACGAGCTGCTGATCGTGCACAACGGTGAGGTCGAGTCCCAGACGCGTCACGAGTACGACGACATGGGACGCCTGACGGCTACGATCTTCGCCGTCGCGGGCGTCGAGCAGTGGCGTACCACCACCCTGCACGAGGGCGACCGCACCCATGTGGTCCCGCCGCAGGGAGGGGTCCCCACCACGTCCCTGACCGATGCCTCGGGCCAGGTGACCGAACTCCGGCAGTACCAGACCGGCAGTCCCGCGTCGTCGGGTCCCTCGTCGTACACGTCGACGAAGTACACGTACAGCCCGGCCGGTCAGCTGAAGACCGTGACCGACGCCAAGCAGAACGTCTGGTCCTTCGACTACGACCAGCGTGGGCGCAGGACGAAGACGGTCGACCCCGATGCCGGGACGATCATCACCGGCTATGACGAGGCCGACCGGACCGTATCGGTGAAGCACGAGGGCCGCGACACGACGGTCACCACCGCCTACGACGGCCTCGGCCGGGTTCTGGCGACCTACGACGGCCCGATCAGCGGTGGCAAGAAGCTCACCGAGAACCGGTACGACCGTTCCGGTGCGCTCGGCAAGCAGTACGCGTCGCTGCGTTACACCAGCGCGACCGAGTACTACGCGACCTCCGTCCAGTCCTTCGACGACCAGTACCGTCCACTGACGACCGCCTATGTCGTGCCGGCCTCCGAGGGGGCGCTGGCAGGCACGTACACGTACACGAACGCCTACAACAGGGACGGCACGGTGCAGTCCGCGGGTCTTCCCGCCGCGGGCGGACTGTCCGCCGAGGCTGTCACCTTCGGCTACGACGAACTCCAGCGGCCCGTCACGATGACGGGCCTGTCCACCTATGTCACGGACACCGTCTGGTCGGCCACCACCGAACTGCTGCAGTTGGAGCAGAACGCCGGAGGGAAGAAGGTCTGGCAGAGCTTCGACTACGAGCGCGGCACCAAGCGCGTGTCGCGGTCGACGCTGGACATCGCGGGATCGGCGAGCGGACCGGCCAAGGTCAGCGGATACAGCTACGACAAGGCCGGGAACATCCTGTCCATCGCTGACACGGGGTCGGGTGCGGTCACACCGGACGTCCAGTGCTTCCAGTACGACCAGAACAGGCGTCTGTCCGAGGCGTGGACTCCCGAGTCGAGCGCCGAGGCAGCTCAGGGGACGGGAACGGTCGGTACCACGGCACCCGTGGACGGTTCCACTCCCGCGGCCTGCTCCGCCGCCCCCGGTGCCCAGGAACTGGGCGGCCCGGCCGCTTACTGGAAGTCGTACACGAACGACGAGATCGGAAACCGGACCCAGGACGTCACGCACGACATCGGCCTGGACGCGAGCAAGGACGTCACCCGCACCTTCACCTACGGTGAGGGCCCGGCCGGACCGCACGCCGTCACCAAGGTCGTGGAGAAGTCCCCGACCGGGGAACAGCAGTCGCTCTACGGCTACGACGCCGCGGGCAACATGGACGAGCGGACCCTCGGCGGAAACACCGAGACCCTCTCCTGGGACGTGGGAGGCAAGCTGGACAAGGTCTCCCACCCGGACGACGCCACGACACCGCAGAACGAGGCGTCGGAGACCACCTACCTCTACGGTCCCAGCGGGGACCGGATCAAGCGCAAGGACACCGACGGCACCACGGTGTACCTGCCGGGGACCGAGCTCTACCTGAAGACGGGCACGTCCAAGGTCGAGGCCACACGCACCTATGCGCACGCGGGTCAGGACGTGGCTGTGCGCACCGACGACAACAAGGTCACGTTCCTCTCCGCGGATCACCACAACACGGGTGACGTGGCCGTCGACGCGGCGACCGGTGCCGTCACACAGCGGCGCTTCGACCCCTACGGCAACGCCCGGGGAGCCGAACCCGCATCGTGGCCCGGCAGCAAGGGATTCGTCGGCGGGACCATCGACGAGAGCACCGGGCTCACCCATATGGGGGCACGGGAATACGACCCGGTGCTGGGCAAGTTCATCTCCGTCGATCCGCTGATCGACTTCGGCAACGCCCAGCAGATGAACGGCTACGCCTACGCCAACAATTCACCTGTCACGTTCTCCGACCCGACCGGGGCCATTCCCGCCGAATGCTGGGAAGGGCTCATCACCTGCCATATGGGGCCCAACGGATGGGAGTTCGGCGACGCCAAGCCCCCGCCCTCGGAGGAGGAGCAGGAGGTTCAGGCGGCACAGAGCAACAGTGCCTCCGTCGATCGGGTGGTCACCCAGGTGACCGAGAAGATCATCGAAGAGGTCAAGGACATCGTAGGAATCAACGCGCTTCAGGACTGCGCGTCGAATCCATCGGTGGGCACGTGCCTGAAGGCCGCGGTGGAAGTCGGATCCCTCTTCGTCGGATCAGCGCTGAAGGCGCTGTTCAAGAGCAAGAGAATCTACAAGGCTCTCACGCTGATCGACGACCTCTACGACTCGATCAACCGCATGCGCAAGGCCGAGAAGAGGTTGGACAAGGCCAAGGACGCGCTGGAGAAATCCAAGAAGGCGAAGGCGAGGGAGAAAAAGAAAAGGAAGGACAGGGACTCGTGTGAGAACCACAGCTTCCTGCCCGGCGCGAAAGTCCTGATGGCCGATGGATCCACGAAGGAGATCAAGGAAGTCGCCCTCGGGGACAAGGTCACCGTCACCGATCCGGGCACCAGGAAGAACTCGGCACGCGAAGTCGTCCGCACCATCGTCACGGAGGACGACAAGCACTTCGTGCAGCTGACGGTCGCCACCACCGACGGGCCGTCCAGCCTCACCACGACGGTGACCCATCCCTTCTGGGTCGATTCCGAGCAGCGGTGGGTCGATGCAGGTGACATGCGGGCCGGCATGGAGCTGCTCACTCCCGCCGGCGACAGGGTCCAGCTGACGGGGCAGCGCTTCTTCGACGAGCGGCAGCGCACCCACGACCTCACCATCGCCGGTGTGCACGCCTACTACGTGGCCGCGGGTACGACTCCCGTCCTCGTGCACAACTGCGACGACATCGCGCTGGGCAAGCAGACAGTCGACGGTGACGACAGTGCCCTGGACATTTTTGCCATGGAGCGGGGGGCCACCACCTACAAGGAATGGGACGACAGCGCCTGGTGGTACCAGCACGTGAACAATTTCCTCAAGGACGGCAAGACGAACATCCACGTCAACCTCGACGGAATCGATGATCCCGTCGCGTATGCCAAACTGGGCAGTTCGCTCACGCCGGAGCCCGAGATGCAGGGGGCGACACGGTGGGAGATGTATCGGCTCAGTAAGTCGTCCGGCGCATGGAGCAGGGTGACCTGGTACCGCAAGGGGAAAAAGGTGGGGAACCCGTTTGAGTGA
- a CDS encoding GTP-binding protein: MVYDDSSDSTRGSEYFPVALKVLVAGGFGVGKTTFVGAVSEIAPLSTEELLTQVSVGTDNLEGIESKTATTVAMDFGRITLSDQHVLYLFGTPGQERFWFMWDELSKGALGAVVLADTRRLAECFAAVDFFERRGIGFVVAVNEFDGAYRYEPDEVRAALDLGPEVPVVLCDARIASSGTGALVTLVQHLINATAPAPLSGFGARS; the protein is encoded by the coding sequence ATGGTCTACGACGACAGCTCTGACAGCACCCGAGGCTCCGAATACTTTCCCGTGGCCCTCAAGGTCCTGGTCGCGGGGGGATTCGGCGTCGGCAAGACGACGTTCGTGGGCGCCGTCAGCGAGATCGCGCCGCTGAGCACCGAGGAGTTACTGACCCAGGTCAGCGTGGGGACCGACAACCTCGAGGGCATCGAGTCCAAGACGGCCACCACCGTGGCCATGGACTTCGGCCGGATCACCCTTTCCGACCAGCATGTGCTCTACCTCTTCGGCACGCCCGGCCAGGAGCGGTTCTGGTTCATGTGGGACGAACTCTCCAAGGGCGCGCTGGGAGCTGTCGTGCTGGCCGACACACGCCGGCTCGCCGAGTGCTTCGCCGCAGTCGACTTCTTCGAGCGGCGGGGCATCGGATTCGTCGTCGCGGTCAACGAGTTCGACGGCGCCTACCGCTACGAACCCGACGAGGTGCGGGCCGCACTCGACCTCGGACCCGAGGTGCCGGTCGTGCTCTGCGACGCCAGGATCGCCAGCTCGGGCACCGGGGCGCTCGTCACCCTGGTCCAGCACCTCATCAACGCCACCGCCCCGGCGCCGCTCTCCGGCTTCGGGGCCCGTTCGTGA
- a CDS encoding ATP-binding protein: MSQLRAPTARPERREGGRHGRPGGRSGSRSHSAASRPRAAQPAPDARMRPQLLRTAVLPAVAAVLSGAAAVIFTIRSSGVRPSGSLLAALGGSGALAVAAVAAAFLGANRVVTGVLDRCLALRRASAQSDADLQRLVEQLRNGEPVPARRTPTPAAPDADAFDLLAQELGRSQDGAVAAVVQASQLFNSTGNEQKVEVFVNLARRLQSLVHREIQILDELEHEVEDPDLLKGLFHVDHLATRIRRHAENLAVLGGAVSRRQWSNPVTMTEVLRSAIAEVEQYPRVKLVPPIDGTLRGHAVADVIHLLAELVENATVFSAPHTQVLLRAQRVTAGLALEVEDRGLGMPGPEQKRMNALLADPDQVNVAHLLQDGRIGLFVVASLARRHGIAVRLQSNIYGGTQAVLVLPQVLLGIDDETAAREGAAPVPPLGAVHRPPAQDAAPLPPAAAQPPLPQAAPAPLPQAAQAPPRLDQPPRQTRRTGEGPPLPLRAERVDGPNPAASPPGASFFPDNVARTGTAAPPQDGAGAATSAPGAVADAPGRPQLPRRSNQEHLVPQLREAPVPRTEDEDALHDPGLMAAFRRGVDLAEAQSAEDPEPAPSYDPADGSPLRATPDTRPVTTPGHFPSVGAQRTHAPAPLPVRGLTATQAGAEPPGEDFPGLRLPESDPRTENTFKESP; this comes from the coding sequence ATGTCTCAACTTCGCGCACCCACCGCGCGACCGGAACGCCGCGAGGGTGGACGGCACGGCCGTCCGGGTGGCCGTTCGGGTAGCCGATCGCACTCGGCCGCGAGCAGGCCGCGCGCCGCGCAGCCCGCCCCCGACGCCCGAATGCGACCACAGCTGCTGCGGACGGCCGTGCTGCCTGCCGTCGCCGCCGTGCTGAGCGGGGCCGCGGCCGTCATCTTCACCATCCGGTCATCCGGCGTGCGCCCGTCCGGCAGTCTCCTGGCGGCGCTCGGCGGATCCGGGGCGCTGGCCGTCGCCGCCGTGGCGGCGGCCTTCCTCGGTGCGAACCGAGTCGTCACCGGGGTCCTCGACCGCTGCCTCGCACTCCGGCGCGCCAGCGCGCAGAGCGACGCCGATCTGCAGCGGCTCGTGGAGCAGCTCCGCAACGGCGAACCCGTGCCCGCCCGGCGGACCCCGACGCCCGCCGCGCCCGACGCCGACGCCTTCGACCTGCTCGCCCAGGAACTCGGCCGCTCGCAGGACGGGGCCGTCGCGGCCGTCGTCCAGGCTTCGCAGCTCTTCAACAGCACGGGGAACGAACAGAAGGTCGAGGTCTTCGTCAACCTGGCCAGACGACTGCAGTCCCTCGTGCACCGGGAGATCCAGATCCTCGACGAGCTGGAACACGAGGTCGAGGACCCGGATCTGCTCAAGGGCCTCTTCCACGTCGACCACCTCGCCACCCGTATCCGCAGGCACGCCGAGAACCTCGCGGTTCTCGGCGGCGCCGTTTCGCGGCGTCAGTGGAGCAATCCGGTGACCATGACCGAGGTGCTGCGCTCGGCGATCGCGGAGGTCGAGCAGTACCCGCGGGTCAAACTGGTGCCGCCCATCGACGGCACCCTGCGCGGGCACGCTGTCGCCGACGTGATCCACCTGCTGGCCGAACTCGTGGAGAACGCCACCGTGTTCTCCGCCCCGCACACCCAAGTCCTGCTCCGCGCCCAGCGTGTCACCGCGGGGCTCGCCCTGGAGGTCGAGGACCGCGGGCTGGGCATGCCGGGCCCCGAGCAGAAGCGGATGAACGCACTGCTCGCCGACCCCGACCAGGTCAATGTCGCCCATCTGCTCCAGGACGGCCGGATCGGGCTGTTCGTCGTCGCGTCCCTGGCCCGCAGACACGGCATCGCCGTACGCCTGCAGAGCAACATCTACGGCGGCACGCAGGCGGTACTCGTGCTGCCGCAGGTACTCCTGGGCATCGACGACGAGACCGCGGCGCGGGAAGGCGCAGCGCCGGTTCCGCCGCTCGGAGCCGTACACCGGCCCCCCGCCCAGGACGCCGCCCCGCTGCCCCCGGCTGCGGCCCAGCCCCCACTGCCGCAGGCCGCCCCGGCCCCTCTGCCGCAGGCGGCTCAGGCGCCACCCCGGTTGGACCAGCCGCCCCGGCAGACACGGCGCACGGGAGAGGGGCCCCCGCTGCCGCTCCGTGCCGAGCGGGTCGACGGCCCGAACCCTGCCGCGTCCCCGCCCGGAGCGAGCTTCTTCCCGGACAACGTTGCCCGTACCGGAACGGCGGCCCCGCCCCAGGACGGTGCGGGGGCGGCCACGAGTGCGCCCGGTGCCGTCGCAGACGCTCCGGGCCGTCCCCAACTCCCCAGGCGCAGCAACCAGGAGCACCTGGTACCGCAACTGAGGGAGGCCCCCGTCCCCCGTACCGAGGACGAGGACGCCCTGCACGACCCGGGCCTGATGGCCGCCTTCCGGCGCGGGGTCGACCTCGCCGAGGCCCAGTCGGCCGAGGACCCGGAGCCCGCACCCTCCTACGACCCCGCCGACGGCTCCCCGCTGCGCGCGACGCCGGACACCCGGCCCGTGACGACGCCAGGTCACTTCCCGTCCGTCGGTGCGCAGCGGACCCACGCCCCGGCCCCGCTGCCGGTCCGCGGCCTCACGGCCACGCAGGCCGGTGCCGAGCCGCCCGGGGAGGACTTCCCGGGCCTCCGGCTGCCCGAATCGGATCCACGAACCGAGAACACCTTCAAGGAGTCACCATGA
- a CDS encoding DUF742 domain-containing protein — protein MPAPQDGPLLDDAAGRLIRPYTVSNGRTRPTTVLDLLSLVMATGSDPQVHLGPEHTVALELCGGPTSVAEIAAHLRLPAVITKVLLSDLVDCGAVTAHAPAFHDMPTDRSLLEAVLDGLRRQL, from the coding sequence GTGCCGGCCCCGCAGGACGGGCCGTTGCTCGACGACGCGGCCGGCCGGCTCATCCGCCCGTACACCGTGAGCAACGGCCGCACGCGGCCGACCACCGTGCTCGATCTGCTGTCCCTGGTGATGGCGACGGGGAGCGACCCGCAGGTACACCTCGGCCCCGAGCACACCGTGGCGCTGGAGCTGTGCGGCGGCCCGACCTCCGTGGCCGAGATCGCCGCCCATCTCCGGCTGCCCGCCGTCATCACCAAGGTCCTCCTGTCCGACCTGGTCGACTGCGGCGCGGTCACCGCGCACGCCCCCGCATTCCATGACATGCCCACCGACCGATCTCTGCTGGAGGCAGTGCTCGATGGTCTACGACGACAGCTCTGA
- a CDS encoding roadblock/LC7 domain-containing protein, whose product MTSDMPSGQVSDLDWLLSGLVQRVPYTRSAVLLSADGLVKSVHGMDADSADHMAALAAGLYSLGRSAGARFGDNGDVRQVVVELDSTLLFVSTAGSGTCLAVLSGREADAAVLGYEMAMLVKSVRPYLATPLRQTAGAPFTPGL is encoded by the coding sequence ATGACGAGCGACATGCCGTCCGGTCAGGTCTCGGACCTCGACTGGCTGCTGAGCGGGCTGGTCCAGCGCGTTCCCTACACGCGCAGCGCGGTCCTGCTGTCGGCCGACGGCCTGGTGAAATCCGTCCACGGCATGGACGCCGACAGCGCCGACCACATGGCCGCCCTGGCCGCGGGTCTCTACTCCCTCGGCCGCAGCGCCGGCGCCCGGTTCGGTGACAACGGCGATGTGCGGCAGGTCGTGGTCGAGCTCGACTCGACGCTCCTGTTCGTCTCGACCGCCGGATCCGGAACCTGTCTCGCCGTCCTCTCCGGCCGTGAGGCGGATGCCGCCGTGCTCGGCTACGAGATGGCCATGCTGGTCAAGAGCGTCCGCCCGTACCTGGCGACCCCGCTCCGGCAAACCGCCGGGGCACCGTTCACCCCGGGGCTGTGA